The Myxococcus fulvus genome has a window encoding:
- a CDS encoding LptF/LptG family permease — protein sequence MTRISRYLLKELLVPLGVWVAFMFLLLFVMQFLRGTDVLLGSSVTLTDLGRLVAYLTPHFLMMALPIAFLLAILLGLGRLGEDRELTALQALGVGPSRLLAAPLGIAVALSALMLLITSTAQPWGLTGVKELVSEVIRKNVVGDVKSGTFYEDLSDLTLYAERVSADGKWTNVLLHDDREANSPLLVLAHRGQVGTSNSGEVLRFALEDGEVHRSGRASEDYSVIHFDGAEISVGVGASMGKRGRFTSAKEELTPVELMQAASEAEAQGGDARGFRMALHSRLGGALAPIAFALLGTPLAIGRRQAGRAWGYLLTLGGYVLYYLLSRAFEQLGQQGKLPAALAGQLANVVFMVVGAVALYRVSRSGTVR from the coding sequence GTGACGCGCATCTCGCGCTATCTGCTCAAGGAACTGCTGGTGCCGCTCGGCGTCTGGGTGGCCTTCATGTTCCTGCTGCTCTTCGTGATGCAGTTCCTGCGGGGCACGGACGTGCTCCTGGGTTCGTCCGTGACGCTGACGGACCTGGGGCGACTGGTGGCGTACCTGACGCCGCACTTCCTGATGATGGCGCTGCCCATCGCCTTCCTGCTGGCCATCCTGCTGGGGCTGGGACGGCTGGGCGAGGACCGCGAGCTGACGGCGCTCCAGGCGTTGGGCGTGGGGCCCTCGCGGCTGCTCGCGGCGCCCCTGGGCATCGCGGTGGCGCTCAGCGCGCTCATGCTGCTCATCACCTCCACGGCGCAGCCGTGGGGGCTCACCGGCGTGAAGGAGCTGGTGAGCGAGGTCATCCGCAAGAACGTCGTGGGCGACGTGAAGTCGGGGACCTTCTACGAGGACCTGAGCGACTTGACGCTGTACGCGGAGCGGGTGTCCGCGGACGGCAAGTGGACGAACGTGCTGCTGCACGATGACCGCGAGGCGAACTCGCCGCTGCTCGTGCTGGCGCATCGCGGACAGGTGGGCACGTCGAACAGTGGCGAGGTGCTGCGCTTCGCGTTGGAGGACGGCGAGGTGCACCGCTCCGGGCGCGCGAGCGAGGACTACAGCGTCATCCACTTCGACGGCGCGGAGATCAGCGTGGGCGTGGGCGCGTCCATGGGCAAGCGCGGCCGCTTCACCTCCGCGAAGGAGGAGCTGACGCCGGTGGAGCTGATGCAGGCGGCGAGCGAGGCGGAGGCACAGGGCGGCGACGCGCGAGGTTTCCGGATGGCGCTGCACAGCCGGTTGGGAGGCGCGCTGGCGCCCATCGCGTTCGCGCTGTTGGGCACGCCGCTGGCCATCGGTCGGCGTCAGGCGGGCCGCGCGTGGGGCTACCTGCTGACGCTGGGCGGCTACGTCCTGTACTACCTGCTCAGCCGGGCCTTCGAGCAGCTGGGACAGCAGGGCAAGCTGCCGGCGGCGCTCGCGGGACAGCTGGCCAATGTCGTGTTCATGGTGGTGGGGGCGGTGGCCCTGTATCGGGTGAGCCGCTCGGGGACGGTCCGGTGA
- a CDS encoding LptF/LptG family permease — MRLTLFGYVLRTYVRFALGILGGLVLVFVVVDFVDRAKTYTGPGWVTDAAKLYGYKALMAVQQLGPAALLLAAGTTVSALRKQGEVTAIRALTFGPSALYVPVLAFGLLACSGLVVFDEVVATHAGRRVDEITTQRFNRWGDWRFYYTPKQWFRRGDRIFFLRAGSAQEGFQDVSIFTLSREFELRSRLDAARMEWLDGNRWRLTGVVERTFSGEQDTAVKSLESAEYELGIAASAFRIRPGRPEQMRVRELREQIVARREVGLATKQFELALHNRFAYPLAALPAALLGVGLALRNSRKGHLTAAIVEGLLVAVGMWGLMMVCRTLVLTERLSPPVAAWTPPVILVLVAAALWLRREGFLHVPRRWLAVR; from the coding sequence GTGAGACTGACGCTCTTCGGCTATGTGCTGCGGACGTACGTGCGCTTCGCGCTGGGAATCCTCGGCGGCCTGGTGCTCGTGTTCGTGGTGGTGGACTTCGTGGACCGGGCGAAGACGTACACGGGCCCGGGCTGGGTGACGGACGCGGCGAAGCTCTATGGCTACAAGGCGCTGATGGCCGTCCAGCAGTTGGGGCCGGCCGCGCTGCTGTTGGCCGCCGGCACCACGGTGTCCGCGCTGCGCAAGCAGGGGGAGGTGACGGCCATCCGCGCGCTGACGTTCGGCCCCTCCGCGCTGTATGTGCCGGTGCTGGCGTTCGGCCTGTTGGCCTGCTCGGGCCTGGTGGTCTTTGACGAGGTCGTGGCGACCCACGCCGGGCGCCGCGTGGATGAAATCACCACCCAGCGCTTCAACCGCTGGGGGGATTGGCGCTTCTACTACACGCCGAAGCAGTGGTTCCGCCGAGGGGACCGCATCTTCTTCCTCCGCGCGGGCAGCGCGCAGGAGGGCTTCCAGGACGTGTCCATCTTCACCCTGTCGCGCGAGTTCGAGCTGCGAAGCCGACTGGACGCGGCGCGCATGGAGTGGCTGGACGGCAACCGCTGGCGACTGACGGGCGTGGTGGAGCGCACGTTCAGCGGGGAGCAGGACACGGCGGTGAAGAGCCTGGAGAGCGCGGAGTACGAGCTGGGCATCGCCGCCTCGGCCTTCCGCATCCGCCCGGGCCGTCCGGAGCAGATGCGCGTGCGGGAGCTGCGCGAGCAGATTGTCGCCCGGCGCGAGGTGGGGCTCGCCACCAAGCAGTTCGAGCTCGCGCTGCACAACCGCTTCGCCTATCCACTGGCGGCGCTGCCGGCCGCGCTGCTGGGGGTGGGGCTGGCGCTGCGCAACAGCCGCAAGGGCCACCTCACCGCCGCCATCGTCGAGGGCCTGCTCGTGGCGGTGGGCATGTGGGGCCTGATGATGGTGTGCCGCACGTTGGTGCTCACGGAGCGCCTGTCACCCCCGGTGGCGGCGTGGACACCCCCCGTCATCCTGGTGCTGGTGGCCGCCGCGCTCTGGCTCCGTCGGGAGGGGTTTCTTCACGTGCCCCGCCGTTGGCTCGCCGTGAGATAG
- a CDS encoding zinc-ribbon domain-containing protein: MRIVCQKCAAAYAIDDRLITAKGVRAQCPRCRNLQLVRRDPSAVPSQDAPAAPSRPAAAAPSSPPPADDLFGDFGAPAPTPAQAPAAPPRLAKAAAPEADLFGDFGAMPEPSPSSAPPVDPFADLGGPAPAPAAGADPLLDFLGPAPTSPPAPVARISSEPGAVPVSVAPPRAAAPPPAAAAPAPKPATMGCRTCNKPLVDPFDQALGICDACRQREPAGGAPKSAAPAPVAATGSMDFLPPLTAPEEGGVDASLGQSMRDDVSTMRGPPSPAAPELGAEPRSGKRAAARPPSNLRSGSAQKQGSSSGGGRWGLVGGLVLVLGGAGVGGYFYLQHQEEARQAAATPVVAPIPDVIQAVLPRWKLKYLELEGTSAQRLEDGRRQLAREERSAYTEAEESFQQALLLDPRSDDAIAGYVQALALGRGAGLDDEAFKEARELVEAAQSRAGRVPLLLLAEANLLLTRSRQSAPREQARVLAEESLAHAKATDAQKAEAHLVMGRVYLSSSGGLADQQFGMAQKLAPDLRRIQYYRALAHESAGEYKLALETLRKRLTADPRDWDSLAATSRIYQEVGEPQEARKLYEARVKADPGELRALLPLAVLRYQAEGNAAAGVRELRALLKTRERHDHRDVAQVLVHLAAAERAAGNSDAGVKAAEEALGLLKELPEAHLQVFLVALEQRDAARARKHLDGIKGRLEDRALEAVLEGRLLLLEKKPLEALERFQTATSLDARRLDAQLLAGVAEAAAKRSTEAFRVLKQALAADPLRLEPRPVSTRFWMRPAETVKGVEGTILALAQNPDDPAPSLYEGVLRFHQGDLDAADRHLRDVLESDANNADALAYRSLIATRKGNSTEARALSTRAVSAGRQHPVAHLAHGWALADGRQVEPAKRALRDALGLSPTLWSARVRLAELESTQRRAEARKELVSVVGLDPEYLPAKRMLYQLDR, from the coding sequence ATGCGCATCGTCTGCCAGAAATGCGCCGCCGCCTATGCCATCGATGATCGACTGATCACGGCAAAGGGCGTCCGCGCGCAATGTCCCCGCTGCCGCAACCTGCAGCTCGTCCGGCGGGATCCCTCGGCCGTGCCTTCACAGGACGCGCCGGCGGCCCCGTCACGTCCCGCGGCGGCCGCGCCCTCCTCGCCACCTCCCGCGGATGACCTGTTCGGTGACTTCGGCGCTCCGGCGCCGACGCCCGCGCAGGCGCCCGCCGCTCCCCCCCGGCTCGCGAAGGCCGCGGCGCCGGAGGCCGACCTGTTCGGAGACTTCGGCGCGATGCCGGAGCCTTCTCCGAGCAGCGCTCCGCCGGTGGACCCGTTCGCCGACCTGGGCGGGCCCGCGCCGGCGCCCGCGGCGGGAGCGGATCCCCTGCTCGACTTCCTCGGGCCCGCGCCCACCTCGCCGCCCGCGCCCGTGGCGCGCATCTCCTCGGAGCCCGGCGCGGTGCCAGTCTCGGTGGCGCCGCCGCGCGCCGCCGCGCCTCCGCCCGCCGCCGCTGCTCCCGCGCCGAAGCCGGCGACGATGGGGTGCCGCACCTGCAACAAGCCGCTCGTCGACCCGTTCGACCAGGCGCTCGGCATCTGTGATGCGTGCCGTCAGCGCGAGCCCGCGGGAGGCGCGCCCAAGTCGGCCGCGCCCGCGCCCGTCGCCGCGACGGGGAGCATGGACTTCCTGCCCCCGCTCACCGCGCCCGAGGAGGGTGGGGTGGACGCGTCGCTGGGGCAGAGCATGCGGGACGACGTGAGCACGATGCGAGGCCCTCCCTCGCCGGCCGCGCCGGAGCTGGGCGCGGAACCGCGCAGTGGCAAGCGCGCGGCGGCGCGTCCGCCGTCCAACCTGCGCTCGGGCTCCGCGCAGAAGCAGGGTTCGTCGAGCGGTGGGGGTCGATGGGGACTGGTGGGCGGGCTGGTGCTCGTGCTCGGGGGCGCGGGTGTGGGCGGCTACTTCTACCTGCAGCATCAGGAGGAGGCTCGGCAGGCGGCGGCGACCCCCGTCGTGGCGCCCATCCCGGACGTCATCCAGGCGGTGCTCCCGCGCTGGAAGCTGAAGTACCTGGAGCTGGAGGGCACGAGCGCGCAGCGACTCGAGGACGGGCGGCGGCAACTGGCCCGTGAGGAGCGCTCCGCGTACACGGAGGCCGAGGAGTCCTTCCAGCAGGCGTTGTTGCTGGACCCTCGCAGCGACGACGCCATCGCGGGCTATGTCCAGGCGCTGGCGTTGGGGCGTGGCGCGGGGCTGGACGACGAGGCGTTCAAGGAGGCGCGCGAGCTGGTCGAGGCCGCGCAGTCCCGCGCGGGACGCGTGCCCCTGCTGCTCCTGGCGGAGGCGAACCTGTTGCTGACGCGCTCGCGGCAGTCCGCGCCGCGAGAGCAGGCCCGGGTGCTGGCGGAGGAGTCGCTGGCGCACGCGAAGGCGACGGATGCGCAGAAGGCGGAGGCGCATCTGGTGATGGGCCGCGTCTACCTGTCGTCGTCCGGGGGGCTGGCGGACCAGCAGTTCGGCATGGCGCAGAAGCTCGCCCCGGACCTCCGGCGCATCCAGTACTACCGGGCGCTCGCGCACGAGTCCGCTGGTGAGTACAAGCTCGCGCTGGAGACGCTGCGCAAGCGCCTGACGGCGGACCCTCGGGACTGGGACAGCCTGGCGGCCACGTCGCGCATCTACCAGGAGGTCGGTGAGCCGCAGGAGGCGCGCAAGCTGTACGAGGCGCGCGTGAAGGCGGACCCCGGGGAGCTGCGGGCGCTGCTGCCGCTCGCGGTGCTGCGCTATCAGGCGGAGGGCAACGCCGCCGCGGGCGTTCGCGAGCTGCGGGCATTGTTGAAGACGCGCGAGCGCCACGACCACCGCGACGTGGCGCAGGTGCTCGTGCATCTGGCCGCCGCCGAGCGCGCCGCGGGCAACAGCGACGCGGGCGTGAAGGCCGCGGAAGAAGCGCTGGGCCTCTTGAAGGAGCTGCCCGAGGCGCACCTGCAGGTCTTCCTGGTGGCGCTGGAGCAGCGCGACGCGGCGAGGGCGCGCAAGCACCTGGACGGCATCAAGGGTCGGCTCGAGGACCGCGCGCTGGAGGCGGTGCTGGAGGGCCGCCTGCTGCTCCTGGAGAAGAAGCCCCTGGAGGCACTGGAGCGCTTCCAGACGGCGACGAGCCTGGATGCGCGGCGGCTGGACGCGCAGCTGCTGGCGGGCGTGGCCGAGGCCGCGGCGAAGCGGAGCACGGAGGCGTTCCGGGTGCTGAAGCAGGCCCTGGCGGCGGACCCGCTGCGGCTGGAGCCCCGGCCGGTGAGCACGCGCTTCTGGATGCGGCCCGCGGAGACGGTGAAGGGCGTGGAGGGCACCATCCTCGCGCTCGCGCAGAACCCCGATGACCCGGCGCCCTCCCTCTACGAGGGGGTCCTGCGCTTCCATCAGGGAGATCTGGACGCGGCGGACCGGCACCTGCGCGACGTGCTGGAGTCGGACGCGAACAACGCGGACGCGCTGGCGTACCGCTCGCTCATCGCCACGCGCAAGGGCAACTCGACGGAGGCGCGGGCGCTGTCGACGCGCGCGGTGTCGGCGGGGCGGCAGCACCCGGTGGCGCACCTGGCGCATGGCTGGGCGCTGGCGGACGGCCGTCAGGTGGAGCCCGCCAAGCGCGCGCTGCGCGATGCGCTGGGGTTGTCTCCCACGCTCTGGTCCGCGAGGGTGCGGCTGGCGGAGCTGGAGTCCACGCAGCGGCGAGCCGAGGCGCGCAAGGAACTCGTGAGCGTGGTGGGGTTGGACCCCGAGTACCTCCCCGCCAAACGGATGCTCTACCAGTTGGACAGATGA
- the purD gene encoding phosphoribosylamine--glycine ligase, producing MDVKVLLLGSGGREHALAWKLSQSPRLTRLWCAPGNPGTAKLATNVPVKADSPDEVVALAKRESVDLVVVGPEAPLVAGVADALAKAGIACFGPVAGAALIEGSKAFAKEIMAEAGVPTAAFRTFTDAAEAEAYAVAQGRIVVKADGLAAGKGVIVAHDVEAAREAVRAVAALGSSGQRMVLEELLEGEEVSAMALCDGERYAMLPLSQDHKRVGDGDTGPNTGGMGAYSPAPFLDARQLAEVGESVIAPTLAVLRRRGIAFRGVLYAGLMLTRSGPKVLEFNARFGDPETQVLMMQLGEDLLPLVDACARGQLESRPLVAASGASVGVVVAAEGYPESPRKGQRIDGVDAVPADALVFIAGAEERGGALVTSGGRVLTVCARGEDLARARERAYAAVEAVRFEGMHFRRDIGAKGLKATP from the coding sequence GTGGATGTGAAGGTCCTGTTGCTGGGTTCCGGAGGCCGTGAGCACGCGCTGGCGTGGAAGCTGTCGCAGAGCCCGCGCCTCACGCGGCTGTGGTGTGCCCCGGGCAACCCGGGCACCGCGAAGCTGGCGACGAATGTGCCGGTGAAGGCGGACTCGCCGGACGAGGTCGTCGCGCTCGCGAAGCGCGAGTCGGTGGACCTGGTGGTGGTGGGGCCGGAGGCGCCGCTGGTGGCGGGTGTGGCGGACGCGCTGGCGAAGGCGGGCATCGCCTGCTTCGGGCCGGTGGCGGGCGCCGCGCTCATCGAGGGCTCCAAGGCCTTCGCCAAGGAGATCATGGCGGAGGCGGGCGTGCCCACCGCGGCCTTCCGGACCTTCACGGACGCGGCGGAGGCGGAGGCCTACGCGGTGGCGCAGGGCCGCATCGTCGTCAAGGCGGACGGGCTGGCCGCGGGCAAGGGCGTCATCGTCGCCCACGACGTGGAGGCCGCGCGCGAGGCGGTGCGGGCCGTGGCGGCCCTGGGCTCGTCGGGTCAGCGCATGGTGTTGGAGGAGCTGCTCGAGGGCGAGGAGGTCTCCGCCATGGCGCTCTGCGACGGCGAGCGCTACGCGATGTTGCCCCTGTCGCAGGACCACAAGCGCGTGGGGGATGGGGACACCGGTCCCAACACGGGAGGCATGGGGGCCTACAGCCCCGCGCCGTTCCTGGACGCGCGGCAGCTGGCGGAGGTGGGCGAGAGCGTCATCGCGCCCACGCTGGCGGTGCTGCGTCGGCGCGGGATTGCGTTCCGGGGCGTGCTGTACGCGGGGCTGATGCTCACGCGGAGCGGGCCCAAGGTGCTGGAGTTCAACGCGCGCTTCGGAGATCCGGAGACGCAGGTGTTGATGATGCAGCTGGGTGAGGACCTGCTGCCGCTGGTGGATGCGTGCGCGCGGGGGCAGCTGGAGTCGCGGCCGCTGGTGGCCGCGTCGGGCGCGTCGGTGGGCGTGGTGGTGGCGGCGGAGGGTTATCCCGAGTCACCGCGCAAGGGACAGCGCATCGACGGGGTGGACGCGGTGCCGGCGGACGCGTTGGTGTTCATCGCGGGCGCGGAGGAGCGGGGTGGGGCGCTGGTGACGAGTGGCGGACGCGTGTTGACGGTCTGTGCCCGGGGCGAGGACCTGGCGCGGGCGCGGGAGCGCGCCTACGCGGCGGTGGAGGCGGTCCGCTTCGAGGGCATGCACTTCCGTCGGGACATCGGCGCGAAGGGGCTGAAGGCGACGCCGTGA